A section of the Bradyrhizobium oligotrophicum S58 genome encodes:
- a CDS encoding non-ribosomal peptide synthetase, giving the protein MRIETLVERLREHAVLRADHVALRFIEGDDVAEELTFAALDQRIRALAAHLQELAGEGERAVLLLPNGPDYAVAFYACLYAGVIAVPAYPPEAGKERYTSRLEGILRDASPRFILTQARLRDSIAASLGRTVAHIVAVDALRVDAAASWREPDLKGDAIAFLQYTSGSTSQPKGVCVTHRNLVANEIAIEEALGGTRDDVFVSWLPLYHDMGLMGGLLNPLFTGFTAVLMSPRNFLEQPRRWLDAIHRHGGTCSGGPDFAFALCVDRVSDEAIARLDLSRWRFAFSGSEFVRRATLERFAERFRTTGFDSRALTPCYGLAEATLLVTAGDRQSQAACQTLDPVALGSGRIAEADEGTDLMACGTVADGHAVRIMRSDASAEADANEIGEIWVAGPSVAKGYWNNPQATAQAFVARDGARWLRTGDLGFVRDGTLVVTGRLKDLLIVRGQNIYPFDLEQAVETDVTSVRKGRVAAFPVEIDGAEGIGIAAEFSRVVLRRTPSDVLIKAIGEAVMRQTQEYPAVVVLLNPQGIPLTTSGKLQRSACRAGWAQGTLDSFMVFERGRQDADLLLVSELASETERRLASIWQDVLRVAQVSRDDDFFMLGGNSIAAAQIAGMVRDRFGVELDLRCFFDAPTLAALAAQVDATNGKCRVLPLRAAPPGARELLSPAQERLWFLWSMDPDSTAYTIACAVQFEGHLDQALLVQALTEVVARHEALRTTFVAQDGRAKQVIHAALDIPVAVEDLRRCPRADRAQRVAARTRDELGRPFDLAHGPLLRAVLMQLAHDRYELLLTAHHIVADGLSLDVLLAEISAIYDGLRRGAGTLPAPSAIQYADYAAWQREWLGSPEADQQLAYWRRRLGETHSPLVLPFDRPRPPVQSYRGDTIHVEIASDLALKLRSLARQQRVSMFMLLLAAYQLLLFRYSGQSDLRVGVPVAGRRQAELASLIGCFVNTLVLRADIADDMSFADLLEQAKEEVISGLAHQDIPFDRLVDALKPARSGGHNPLFQVKFNYMAAPRGFTAVDGLRADARIIDLAGSHFDLALDIVDGAANMTASLNYATDLFDVASVERVGRQLVDFLQQIADGIDRPLADFTLARDVRQVVAQDVRRFAFTDMLGLIAAASADRGDQIALRQGQIEVSVAELERWSDRIARALAAHGVTRETPVALWIERSPAFVAALLGVLKAGGAYVPLDPAWPVARIERILHDGAITRLIADVDRLAAAEALDCLVIDAEGRGNDSSDVFVPFGAHPAQTAYVIYTSGSTGAPKGVAVSHGAVANYVQALLSRLQPRAGASMAMVSTVAADLGHTVLFGALASGATLNLLAADAAFDADTFAQAMRDGEVGILKIVPSHLRGLLRARRSADMLPRDVLILGGEPSDPALIEDVRRLRPQCRIINHYGPTETTVGVTTHEWGEADHGAVPVGLPLANLRAHVLDDALNEVPCGAAGELYVGGAGLARGYRGAPGQTAERFIPDPFGPAGERLYRTGDRVRCDQAGRIIFLGRRDDQIKLRGYRIEPAEIARVITSRQGIADAVVVARAIDADQERQELVAYCVAAPGTTLRPDGLRQQLAALLPDYMVPTRVIMLERLPLSANGKLDRAALPQPDDETVAVYAAPVGAAEQAIAAVWQQVLGRDRIGRNDNFFELGGDSILSLQIIARLRKRGMILTPKQMFAQQTIAALAGVVVTTSTPAVTSPAAARRAVNAGAAELLPIQLRFFSETIANRDHFNQAVLLIPQAQIEWSVLQRALAAVVMHHDALRIAYRRVGEVWQGSPADVPAASDLLWIRSGVQLGDIGAIAAAAQASLSLASGTLLRAVGFDLVDGSQRLLVAIHHLAVDGVSWRILLEDIASACAQIASGAAVALPPNSDSPSSWAQRLSAHASSERLAEQMPFWLASSSGSDLPCDHDHGGVDVEADADEVVLSVDPALTARLLEAAPAAYRTQVNDLLLAALSRAIWNWSGREDVAIELEGHGREDIFAGADITRTVGWFTSAFPVRLGGGGEPDGALIKRVKETLRSIPDHGLGYGVLRYLGAPEHRDVLARTPSPRIVFNYLGRFDADLGAKAAYRMAPESPGSMRAADTPLRAWLTVNGEVREGQLSLAFRYGRRRYRRATVERLAELYKAALRGLVDHCLGTPPCLTPSDVPLSGLDQAALDRLCATLDCSNVEDIYPLSPMQEGMLFHAIRDGKDDAYVNQLAVELRGVSPAQVREAWQEASARHAVLRTGFVWEQLSGAAQQIVHRRLDAPVVEDDWRGAQRAGSDLDAALAEAAQRERALGFDVTRPPLQRLRLIRLNEDKVWLIWTHHHIVLDGWSSARLIADVLQQIGGGAPAVAQGSYRDYIAWLQTRDQTAAAEFWRRTLRKFNEPTRLADTLRASGTIAGMTGHGRVTSVLDGDLTVHLRRFATQQRITMNTLLQGAWVQLLRQFTGQDRVCFGVTVAGRPAELAGAEGMVGLFINTLPLIDGPHPQTELGDWLRALQGQNVAARDYEWMPLHEIQRLAGEGGQSLFDSIMVFENYPIDQALTDQESAGRRIGKVEHVTPTNYPLAVAAFDGAEGLRLDFNYDRAQLGERAVRLLSAAMRDWLAQISADATRPTGCLHAIGCDALACILRWSGSAASQTTSGRSLNVAAPCVVTQIEAQAARAADATAIISGDHAMSYGELNAQANRLARRLRARGIGADMVVGLALERGPMMMVALLAVLKTGAAYLPLDPDYPAERLAYMVRDSGARLLLTQATLHAGFAPALAEIGAEAWLLDSSAAEEAGEAGNLDVTIHPESLAYVIYTSGSTGSPKGVMVRHGALTNFLAAMAEQPGIVSDDRVLGLTSLSFDIAVLELWLPLAHGAQIVLADRSAAHDPSDLKALVARHGVTMMQATPSSWRMLIDHEGSEPWLPWGCRVLSGGEALPPDLARRLAELGRDVWNMYGPTETTVWSARHRLDADHPAPVLGGPIGHTTLYVLDANLNLAPVDVAGELFIGGEGLARGYWKRGALSAERFIPDPFDAAGGRLYRTGDLVRWRSDGVLDYVGRADHQVKIRGHRIELGEIEARLLELPGVRDSVVVAQKLGGDRQLIGYVSGEERLDGAELRTNLASLLPDYMLPSRVMVLPRLPLTPNGKIDRRKLPSPWQGETSRHAYEAPIGEIEITLARIWTELLGVDRVGRNDRFFELGGHSLLAVRLMSRVAQEFGVSVQLSKLFAHSELAEFARIVSISLIEEEFEERELQELIEAEV; this is encoded by the coding sequence ATGCGGATAGAAACTCTGGTCGAACGCCTCCGCGAGCATGCAGTCCTGCGTGCGGACCATGTGGCGCTGCGCTTCATCGAAGGCGATGACGTCGCGGAGGAACTGACGTTCGCCGCTCTGGATCAGCGCATTCGCGCGCTCGCGGCCCATTTGCAGGAGCTTGCAGGTGAAGGCGAACGTGCCGTTCTCCTGTTGCCGAACGGGCCGGACTATGCCGTCGCGTTCTACGCCTGCCTCTATGCTGGTGTCATCGCGGTGCCTGCCTATCCGCCGGAAGCTGGCAAGGAGCGCTACACCAGCCGCCTCGAAGGCATTCTGCGCGACGCGTCGCCACGGTTCATTCTCACTCAGGCGCGGCTTCGTGACAGCATAGCAGCCTCTCTCGGCCGGACCGTCGCGCATATCGTCGCGGTCGACGCGTTGCGGGTCGATGCAGCAGCGTCCTGGCGCGAGCCGGATTTGAAGGGCGATGCGATCGCGTTTCTCCAATATACGTCGGGCTCGACCTCGCAGCCGAAGGGAGTCTGCGTCACCCACCGAAACCTCGTCGCCAATGAGATCGCGATAGAGGAGGCCCTTGGCGGAACCAGGGACGACGTATTCGTCAGCTGGCTGCCGCTCTACCACGACATGGGGCTGATGGGCGGATTGCTGAATCCGCTGTTCACGGGCTTCACCGCGGTGTTGATGTCGCCGCGCAATTTCCTCGAACAGCCGCGGCGCTGGCTCGACGCAATTCATCGCCATGGCGGCACATGCAGTGGCGGGCCGGACTTTGCATTCGCGTTGTGCGTGGACCGGGTGTCCGACGAAGCCATCGCGCGTCTCGACCTGAGCCGATGGCGGTTCGCGTTTTCCGGTTCTGAATTCGTCCGCCGCGCAACGCTCGAGCGTTTTGCGGAGCGCTTTCGGACCACCGGCTTCGATTCTCGTGCGCTGACGCCATGCTACGGCCTGGCTGAGGCAACCCTGCTGGTAACGGCGGGGGATCGCCAAAGCCAGGCCGCGTGTCAGACGCTCGATCCGGTCGCGCTGGGCAGCGGACGTATTGCGGAGGCGGACGAAGGTACCGACCTGATGGCGTGCGGCACCGTGGCTGACGGTCATGCGGTGCGGATCATGAGATCCGATGCGTCCGCCGAGGCTGACGCCAACGAGATCGGCGAGATCTGGGTCGCAGGTCCGAGTGTGGCGAAGGGCTACTGGAACAATCCGCAGGCGACGGCGCAGGCCTTCGTCGCACGCGACGGTGCGCGATGGTTGCGGACCGGCGACCTCGGCTTTGTCCGCGACGGCACGCTGGTCGTGACCGGCCGGCTCAAGGATCTGCTGATCGTTCGCGGCCAGAACATCTATCCGTTCGACCTGGAGCAAGCCGTCGAGACGGACGTGACGTCGGTTCGGAAAGGCCGCGTCGCCGCGTTCCCCGTCGAGATCGACGGAGCCGAAGGGATCGGCATCGCGGCCGAGTTCAGCAGGGTGGTGCTGCGACGAACGCCGTCGGACGTGCTGATCAAGGCGATCGGCGAAGCGGTGATGAGACAGACGCAGGAGTATCCGGCGGTCGTCGTTCTGCTCAACCCCCAAGGCATACCGCTGACGACCAGCGGCAAGCTGCAACGCTCGGCCTGCCGGGCCGGCTGGGCGCAGGGCACGCTCGACAGTTTCATGGTCTTCGAGCGGGGACGCCAGGACGCCGATCTGTTGCTGGTTTCAGAGCTTGCGAGCGAGACCGAGCGCCGTCTTGCTTCGATCTGGCAGGACGTGCTGCGTGTCGCCCAAGTAAGCCGCGACGACGACTTCTTCATGCTCGGCGGCAATTCGATCGCCGCTGCGCAGATTGCGGGGATGGTGCGCGACCGTTTTGGTGTCGAGCTGGACCTTCGCTGCTTCTTCGATGCACCGACGCTGGCCGCACTTGCGGCCCAGGTTGATGCGACGAACGGAAAGTGCAGAGTGCTCCCGCTGCGGGCGGCGCCGCCCGGCGCGCGCGAGCTGTTGTCGCCGGCGCAGGAGCGGCTCTGGTTCCTCTGGAGCATGGATCCGGACAGCACGGCCTACACCATTGCCTGCGCGGTTCAGTTCGAGGGGCATCTCGACCAGGCGTTACTGGTGCAGGCCCTGACCGAGGTCGTCGCTCGCCATGAAGCGCTGCGCACCACCTTCGTGGCGCAGGATGGCCGCGCCAAGCAGGTGATCCATGCGGCGCTCGACATTCCTGTCGCCGTCGAGGATCTGCGCCGCTGCCCCCGGGCCGATCGTGCGCAGCGGGTCGCAGCGCGCACACGAGACGAACTGGGCCGGCCGTTCGATCTCGCCCACGGCCCGCTGCTGCGCGCCGTTTTGATGCAGCTTGCCCACGACCGGTACGAGCTGCTGCTGACAGCGCATCATATCGTGGCCGATGGTCTGTCGCTCGACGTCCTGCTTGCCGAGATATCCGCCATTTATGACGGGCTCCGGCGTGGGGCAGGGACGTTACCGGCACCGTCTGCGATCCAGTATGCCGACTACGCGGCATGGCAGCGCGAATGGCTCGGCAGCCCCGAGGCCGACCAGCAGCTCGCTTACTGGCGCCGGCGGCTCGGCGAGACGCATTCGCCGCTCGTGCTGCCGTTCGATCGGCCACGTCCACCCGTGCAGAGCTATCGCGGCGATACGATCCATGTCGAGATCGCGTCGGATCTGGCGCTGAAGCTGCGGTCGCTCGCCCGACAGCAGCGCGTCAGCATGTTCATGCTGCTGCTCGCCGCCTATCAATTGCTGTTGTTTCGCTACTCCGGCCAGTCGGACCTGCGCGTCGGCGTGCCCGTGGCCGGACGCCGGCAGGCGGAGCTCGCATCGCTGATCGGCTGCTTTGTCAACACCTTGGTGCTCCGTGCCGACATCGCGGACGACATGAGCTTCGCCGATCTGCTGGAGCAGGCGAAGGAAGAGGTCATCTCCGGGCTTGCGCATCAGGATATCCCCTTCGACCGTCTGGTCGATGCGCTGAAGCCGGCCCGCTCGGGCGGACACAATCCGCTGTTCCAGGTCAAGTTCAACTACATGGCGGCGCCGCGCGGCTTCACCGCGGTGGACGGTCTGCGCGCGGACGCCCGCATCATCGATCTCGCCGGCTCGCATTTCGATCTCGCGCTCGACATCGTCGACGGCGCCGCAAACATGACCGCGAGCCTCAATTACGCGACCGATCTGTTCGACGTGGCCAGCGTCGAACGGGTCGGACGTCAGCTCGTCGATTTCCTGCAGCAGATCGCCGACGGCATCGACCGGCCGCTGGCCGATTTCACGCTGGCGCGAGATGTCCGGCAGGTCGTGGCGCAGGACGTGCGGCGCTTCGCCTTCACGGACATGCTCGGTCTGATCGCCGCCGCATCTGCTGATCGCGGCGACCAGATCGCGCTGCGCCAGGGGCAGATCGAGGTCAGCGTCGCCGAGCTCGAGCGGTGGTCGGACCGGATCGCGCGCGCGCTTGCTGCTCACGGCGTCACGCGAGAGACGCCGGTGGCGCTATGGATCGAACGGTCGCCGGCCTTCGTCGCGGCGTTGCTCGGCGTGTTGAAGGCTGGCGGCGCCTATGTGCCGCTCGATCCGGCATGGCCGGTCGCGCGCATCGAACGGATCCTTCACGACGGCGCCATCACCCGGCTGATCGCGGACGTCGACCGTCTGGCCGCTGCGGAAGCGCTGGATTGCCTCGTCATCGACGCCGAAGGGCGCGGCAACGACTCCTCCGACGTGTTCGTTCCGTTTGGAGCCCATCCGGCGCAAACCGCCTACGTCATCTACACGTCCGGATCGACCGGCGCGCCAAAGGGCGTCGCCGTCTCGCACGGGGCGGTCGCAAACTATGTGCAGGCGCTGCTGTCGCGGCTGCAGCCGAGGGCAGGGGCCAGCATGGCGATGGTCTCGACCGTTGCAGCCGATCTCGGCCATACCGTGCTGTTCGGTGCGCTCGCCTCCGGGGCGACCTTGAATCTTCTGGCGGCGGATGCGGCATTCGACGCCGATACTTTCGCGCAGGCCATGCGTGATGGCGAGGTCGGCATTCTCAAGATCGTGCCGAGCCATTTGCGCGGCTTGCTGCGGGCGCGCCGCTCGGCCGACATGCTGCCGCGCGACGTGTTGATCCTTGGCGGTGAGCCCAGCGATCCCGCCCTGATCGAGGATGTCCGCCGCCTGCGCCCGCAGTGCAGGATCATCAATCACTACGGTCCGACCGAGACCACGGTGGGCGTGACCACCCATGAATGGGGCGAGGCAGACCACGGTGCCGTCCCCGTCGGGCTGCCGCTGGCGAACCTGCGCGCTCATGTGCTCGACGATGCGTTGAACGAAGTGCCGTGCGGAGCCGCCGGCGAACTCTATGTCGGCGGAGCGGGGCTCGCGCGCGGCTATCGCGGCGCGCCCGGCCAGACCGCGGAGCGATTCATTCCCGATCCGTTCGGGCCTGCGGGCGAGCGCCTCTATCGCACCGGCGACCGCGTGCGCTGTGATCAGGCGGGGCGCATCATTTTCCTGGGACGGCGCGACGATCAGATAAAGCTGCGCGGCTACCGCATCGAGCCGGCCGAGATTGCCCGCGTGATCACGTCGCGACAAGGCATCGCCGACGCCGTTGTCGTCGCGCGCGCCATCGACGCCGACCAGGAGCGTCAGGAGCTGGTGGCCTACTGCGTGGCTGCACCTGGCACGACGTTGCGGCCGGACGGGCTTCGGCAGCAGCTTGCGGCACTGTTGCCGGACTACATGGTGCCGACGCGCGTGATCATGCTTGAGCGTCTTCCGTTGTCGGCGAATGGAAAGCTCGATCGTGCCGCCCTGCCTCAACCGGACGACGAGACCGTTGCCGTCTATGCCGCCCCCGTCGGAGCGGCCGAGCAGGCGATTGCGGCGGTGTGGCAGCAGGTGCTGGGTCGCGACCGCATCGGTCGCAACGACAACTTCTTCGAGCTTGGCGGCGATTCCATTCTCAGCCTGCAGATCATCGCGCGGCTGCGCAAGCGCGGCATGATCCTGACGCCGAAGCAGATGTTCGCGCAGCAGACGATAGCGGCGCTGGCCGGTGTGGTCGTGACCACCTCCACACCGGCCGTGACGTCGCCGGCAGCAGCACGCCGCGCCGTGAACGCCGGCGCTGCGGAGCTGCTGCCGATCCAATTGCGGTTCTTCTCTGAGACGATCGCCAACCGCGATCACTTCAATCAGGCGGTGCTGCTGATCCCGCAGGCGCAGATCGAATGGAGCGTGCTGCAGCGTGCACTTGCGGCTGTCGTGATGCATCACGACGCGCTCCGCATCGCCTATCGTCGGGTGGGGGAGGTGTGGCAGGGCTCGCCAGCCGACGTGCCGGCTGCGTCGGACCTGCTCTGGATCCGAAGTGGAGTCCAGCTTGGTGACATCGGCGCGATTGCAGCCGCGGCGCAGGCGAGCCTCTCGCTGGCCTCGGGGACCTTGCTGCGCGCTGTCGGCTTTGACCTTGTCGACGGCAGTCAGCGTCTGCTGGTCGCCATCCATCATCTCGCAGTCGACGGGGTATCCTGGCGCATCCTGCTCGAGGACATCGCCTCCGCCTGTGCGCAGATCGCGAGCGGCGCAGCGGTCGCCCTGCCGCCGAATAGCGATTCACCGTCATCCTGGGCGCAGCGGCTGAGTGCGCATGCGAGCTCTGAGCGGCTGGCGGAACAGATGCCGTTCTGGTTGGCGTCCTCGTCAGGCAGCGATTTGCCGTGCGACCATGATCACGGCGGCGTCGACGTCGAAGCCGATGCCGACGAGGTGGTGCTGAGCGTCGATCCGGCGTTGACCGCGCGGTTGCTCGAGGCCGCACCGGCCGCCTACCGCACCCAGGTCAACGACCTGCTGCTCGCTGCGCTTTCGCGCGCGATCTGGAACTGGAGCGGGCGCGAGGACGTCGCGATCGAGCTCGAAGGCCATGGTCGCGAAGACATCTTCGCCGGGGCCGACATTACGCGGACGGTGGGCTGGTTCACGAGCGCTTTCCCGGTTCGTCTCGGCGGCGGTGGCGAGCCCGACGGCGCGCTGATCAAGCGCGTCAAGGAAACCTTGCGGTCCATACCCGACCACGGTCTTGGCTACGGCGTGCTGCGCTATCTCGGTGCGCCCGAGCATCGTGACGTCTTGGCGCGGACGCCAAGCCCCAGGATCGTCTTCAACTATCTCGGCCGCTTCGACGCGGATCTCGGAGCCAAAGCCGCATACCGGATGGCGCCCGAATCTCCCGGCTCGATGCGCGCCGCCGATACGCCGTTGCGGGCGTGGCTCACCGTCAATGGCGAGGTGCGCGAAGGGCAGCTTAGCCTTGCCTTCCGTTATGGCCGGCGTCGCTATCGCCGCGCCACGGTGGAACGGCTCGCAGAGCTCTACAAAGCCGCGCTGCGTGGTCTGGTCGACCATTGCCTCGGCACTCCCCCCTGTCTCACCCCGTCGGATGTTCCGCTGTCGGGGCTCGATCAGGCCGCGCTCGATCGGCTCTGCGCGACGCTCGACTGCAGCAATGTCGAAGACATCTATCCGTTATCGCCGATGCAGGAGGGCATGCTGTTCCATGCCATCCGCGACGGCAAGGACGACGCCTATGTCAACCAGCTCGCGGTCGAGCTGCGCGGCGTGAGCCCGGCGCAGGTGCGCGAGGCTTGGCAGGAGGCAAGCGCGCGTCATGCGGTGCTGCGGACCGGATTTGTCTGGGAGCAGTTGTCCGGAGCGGCGCAGCAGATCGTCCATCGCCGCCTCGATGCGCCGGTCGTCGAGGACGACTGGCGCGGCGCGCAGCGTGCTGGCAGCGATCTCGATGCGGCGTTGGCCGAAGCGGCGCAGCGGGAGCGCGCGCTTGGCTTCGATGTCACGCGTCCGCCCCTGCAGCGGCTGCGGCTGATCCGGCTCAATGAGGACAAGGTGTGGCTGATCTGGACGCATCATCACATCGTGCTCGACGGCTGGAGCTCGGCCCGGCTGATCGCCGATGTCCTGCAGCAGATCGGCGGCGGAGCGCCGGCCGTCGCGCAAGGCAGCTACCGCGACTACATCGCCTGGCTGCAGACCCGCGACCAGACGGCTGCAGCTGAGTTCTGGCGCCGGACCTTGCGCAAGTTCAATGAGCCGACCCGTCTGGCAGACACGTTGCGCGCAAGTGGCACGATTGCAGGGATGACAGGCCACGGCCGGGTGACCTCGGTTCTGGACGGCGATCTCACGGTGCATCTGCGCCGGTTCGCGACGCAGCAGCGGATCACGATGAACACATTGCTGCAGGGCGCCTGGGTGCAGCTGCTGCGGCAATTCACCGGACAGGACCGCGTCTGCTTCGGCGTCACGGTCGCAGGACGTCCGGCCGAGCTCGCAGGCGCCGAGGGGATGGTCGGGCTGTTCATCAACACGCTGCCCCTGATCGACGGCCCGCATCCGCAGACCGAGCTCGGGGACTGGCTTCGGGCCCTGCAAGGGCAGAACGTCGCCGCGCGCGACTACGAATGGATGCCGCTGCACGAGATCCAGCGCCTTGCGGGTGAGGGGGGCCAGTCGCTGTTCGACAGCATCATGGTGTTCGAGAACTATCCGATCGATCAGGCGCTGACAGATCAAGAAAGTGCGGGGCGGCGGATCGGCAAGGTCGAGCACGTGACGCCGACCAACTATCCGCTCGCAGTCGCGGCGTTCGATGGCGCTGAAGGGCTTCGGCTGGATTTCAACTATGATCGTGCCCAACTGGGTGAGCGCGCGGTTCGGCTGCTGAGCGCAGCCATGCGGGACTGGCTGGCGCAGATCTCGGCTGATGCTACCCGTCCGACAGGCTGTCTCCACGCAATCGGTTGCGATGCGCTCGCGTGTATCCTGCGTTGGAGCGGAAGCGCTGCCAGCCAGACGACATCCGGACGATCCTTGAACGTCGCGGCGCCCTGCGTCGTGACGCAGATCGAAGCGCAGGCGGCGCGAGCCGCTGATGCGACCGCGATCATCAGCGGCGACCACGCGATGAGCTATGGCGAGCTGAACGCGCAGGCGAACCGGCTGGCGCGGCGACTGAGAGCCCGGGGCATCGGCGCCGACATGGTGGTCGGCCTGGCGCTGGAGCGCGGGCCGATGATGATGGTGGCGCTGCTTGCGGTGCTGAAGACGGGCGCGGCCTATTTGCCGCTCGATCCAGACTATCCGGCCGAGCGTCTCGCCTACATGGTGCGCGACAGCGGGGCCAGACTGCTGCTGACGCAAGCGACATTGCACGCTGGGTTTGCGCCGGCGCTGGCCGAGATCGGTGCCGAGGCCTGGCTGCTCGATAGCAGTGCGGCAGAGGAGGCAGGCGAGGCCGGCAATCTCGACGTCACCATTCACCCCGAGAGCCTCGCCTATGTCATCTACACCTCCGGCTCGACCGGATCGCCCAAGGGCGTGATGGTGCGCCATGGGGCGCTGACCAACTTCCTGGCGGCGATGGCGGAGCAGCCGGGCATCGTCTCCGATGACCGCGTGCTCGGACTGACCTCGCTGTCGTTCGACATCGCGGTGCTCGAGCTGTGGCTGCCGCTGGCCCACGGCGCGCAGATCGTGTTGGCCGATCGTAGCGCGGCGCATGATCCTTCCGACCTGAAGGCGCTGGTCGCCAGGCATGGCGTGACGATGATGCAGGCAACGCCGTCGAGCTGGCGCATGCTGATCGATCACGAGGGATCGGAGCCGTGGCTGCCCTGGGGTTGCCGCGTCCTGAGCGGCGGCGAGGCGCTGCCGCCGGATCTGGCGCGACGGCTGGCGGAGCTCGGGCGCGACGTGTGGAACATGTATGGCCCGACCGAGACCACGGTGTGGTCGGCGCGCCATCGGCTCGATGCCGATCATCCGGCGCCGGTGCTCGGCGGCCCGATCGGCCACACCACGCTTTATGTGCTCGATGCCAACCTAAATCTCGCTCCGGTCGATGTCGCCGGTGAGCTCTTCATCGGCGGTGAGGGCTTGGCGCGCGGCTATTGGAAGCGTGGCGCGCTGAGCGCGGAGCGGTTCATTCCCGATCCATTCGATGCTGCCGGAGGGCGGCTGTACAGGACCGGTGATCTGGTGCGCTGGCGCTCCGATGGCGTGCTCGACTATGTCGGCCGCGCCGACCATCAGGTGAAGATCCGTGGCCATCGAATCGAGCTCGGCGAGATCGAGGCGCGGCTGCTGGAGCTGCCAGGGGTGCGCGACAGCGTTGTGGTGGCGCAGAAGCTCGGAGGAGACCGCCAGCTCATCGGCTATGTCAGCGGCGAAGAGCGGCTCGATGGCGCCGAACTGCGCACGAATCTCGCATCGCTGTTGCCGGATTACATGCTGCCATCGCGCGTGATGGTGCTGCCGCGGCTGCCGCTGACGCCGAATGGCAAGATCGACCGCCGCAAGCTGCCGTCACCTTGGCAAGGCGAAACCTCACGGCACGCGTATGAGGCTCCCATCGGGGAAATCGAGATCACGCTCGCTCGCATCTGGACGGAGCTCCTCGGCGTGGACCGTGTCGGCCGCAACGATCGCTTCTTCGAGCTCGGCGGCCACTCGCTGCTCGCCGTACGGCTGATGAGCCGGGTCGCGCAGGAGTTCGGCGTTTCGGTACAGCTCTCCAAGCTGTTTGCCCATTCCGAATTGGCGGAATTCGCCCGCATCGTCTCGATCAGCCTGATCGAGGAGGAATTCGAGGAGCGCGAGCTCCAGGAACTGATCGAGGCGGAGGTGTGA
- a CDS encoding TauD/TfdA family dioxygenase, protein MEAVNEVRDMIERQLYACGGILFRDFHLDGAEAFRSFAASFGHPLLAYEFGSTPRSQVSSGVYTSTEYPPHQSIPLHNEQAYTRDWPMKIWFYCQQPAQQGGETPIADSRLIHRDMPTAIRNRFAERGVMYVRNYGSGLDVDWRQVFGTESKAEVEAYCAAHSIICEWKDGDELRTRQVCQGIAVHPVTGDAVWFNQAHLFHVSSLAPELRESLLDIVGDPLELPRNAFYGDGSPIDDETLATVRGVLDRHKIIFPWQAGDVVMLDNMLTAHAREPFKGPRRVIVAMAQAHRLH, encoded by the coding sequence ATGGAGGCCGTCAATGAGGTCCGCGACATGATCGAGCGTCAGCTCTATGCGTGCGGCGGAATTCTCTTCCGTGACTTCCATCTCGACGGAGCGGAGGCGTTCAGGAGCTTTGCTGCTAGCTTCGGCCATCCGTTGCTCGCATACGAATTCGGTTCGACACCACGGTCGCAGGTCAGCTCCGGTGTCTACACATCGACCGAATATCCGCCGCACCAGAGCATCCCGCTCCACAACGAGCAGGCCTATACGCGCGACTGGCCGATGAAGATCTGGTTCTACTGCCAGCAGCCTGCCCAGCAGGGCGGCGAGACGCCCATCGCCGACAGCAGGCTCATCCACCGCGACATGCCCACCGCGATTCGCAATCGTTTCGCCGAGCGGGGTGTCATGTATGTCCGTAACTACGGCAGCGGCCTCGATGTCGATTGGAGGCAGGTGTTCGGCACGGAATCGAAGGCCGAGGTCGAGGCCTATTGCGCTGCCCATTCGATCATCTGTGAATGGAAGGATGGCGACGAGCTGCGCACGCGGCAGGTCTGCCAGGGCATCGCGGTCCACCCTGTCACCGGGGATGCGGTGTGGTTCAACCAGGCGCACCTCTTTCATGTCTCCAGCCTCGCACCGGAGTTGCGCGAGAGCCTGCTCGATATCGTCGGCGATCCGCTCGAGCTGCCGCGCAATGCCTTCTATGGCGACGGTTCGCCGATCGACGACGAGACGCTGGCCACGGTGCGCGGCGTGCTCGACCGGCACAAGATCATTTTTCCCTGGCAGGCCGGCGACGTCGTGATGCTCGACAACATGCTGACGGCGCATGCGCGCGAGCCGTTCAAGGGACCGCGCAGGGTGATCGTCGCGATGGCGCAAGCCCATCGGTTGCACTGA